The proteins below come from a single Nocardioides eburneiflavus genomic window:
- a CDS encoding single-stranded DNA-binding protein, with amino-acid sequence MTTTNRPQGIRETRCPQGAVVEGAGGRRCRASSRSRRCTVTTAQTVNTRTPKKVARRPPTRDPDDAEVPANEVRLLGRLSAAPATVELPSGDVLMTFRISVPRASPSGRGPTPGQRVDSVPCTAWAPRLRRSIATWRAGDLVEVVGAVRCRFYQAGGATRSRVEVEASAARIMRRSSVA; translated from the coding sequence GTGACGACCACCAATCGTCCACAGGGCATCCGCGAGACGCGTTGTCCACAGGGTGCCGTGGTCGAAGGAGCCGGCGGTCGGAGGTGTCGAGCATCCTCTCGGTCCAGGAGGTGCACTGTGACGACAGCACAGACCGTGAACACTCGGACCCCGAAGAAGGTGGCCAGGAGGCCGCCCACCCGGGATCCCGACGATGCCGAGGTCCCGGCCAACGAGGTGCGGCTGCTGGGGCGGCTGAGCGCTGCTCCAGCGACCGTGGAGCTCCCGAGCGGGGACGTGCTCATGACCTTTCGGATCTCGGTGCCCCGCGCGTCGCCGAGTGGCCGTGGACCGACCCCGGGGCAGCGCGTCGACTCGGTCCCGTGCACGGCGTGGGCCCCTCGGCTACGGCGCAGCATCGCCACCTGGCGTGCCGGTGACCTCGTGGAGGTGGTGGGAGCAGTGCGGTGCCGGTTCTACCAGGCGGGAGGTGCCACACGGTCGCGCGTCGAGGTGGAGGCGTCCGCCGCGCGGATCATGCGCCGTTCATCGGTCGCATGA
- a CDS encoding HAD-IIA family hydrolase, translating to MLEESATPVVEAHDLVMFDLDGVVYVGGEAIDGVADHIDRVRATGRHVAFVTNNASRTPAQVAEKLTGVGVAAVAADVVTSAQAAARLLAEAHGEGARILLLGGEGLRVALLEAGLEPTDDPADAVAVASGYGPDVRWRDIMRVSTLVRDGMPYVASNADLTIPTPYGLAPGHGVLVRTITGFAGVEATVAGKPEKPLMEETVLRVGGDRPLMVGDRLDTDIEGAHAIAAPSLLVLTGVTWLEELAAATEELRPTYISPTLEGLFEPHPIPSQDGGSVELGGWAARVDDGRLRVTGEGTDADWWRVAATACWRHLDESGKVADVSDTTPPGPVRRLGAE from the coding sequence ATGCTCGAGGAGTCCGCGACGCCGGTCGTCGAGGCTCACGACCTGGTCATGTTCGACCTCGACGGCGTGGTCTACGTCGGCGGGGAGGCGATTGACGGCGTCGCAGACCACATCGACCGCGTACGGGCGACGGGACGCCATGTCGCGTTCGTGACGAACAACGCTTCGCGTACACCGGCCCAGGTGGCCGAGAAGCTCACCGGGGTGGGGGTCGCCGCGGTGGCGGCGGACGTCGTCACGTCGGCCCAGGCGGCAGCGCGCCTGCTGGCCGAGGCGCACGGCGAGGGCGCCAGGATCCTGCTGCTCGGAGGTGAGGGGCTGCGGGTGGCGCTCCTCGAGGCGGGCCTCGAGCCGACCGACGACCCCGCGGACGCCGTGGCGGTTGCGAGCGGCTACGGCCCCGACGTCCGGTGGCGGGACATCATGCGGGTCTCGACGCTCGTGCGGGACGGAATGCCCTACGTCGCCAGCAACGCGGACCTGACGATCCCGACCCCCTACGGCCTCGCCCCCGGGCACGGCGTCCTGGTGCGTACGATCACCGGCTTCGCCGGCGTCGAGGCCACGGTCGCCGGCAAGCCCGAGAAGCCGCTGATGGAGGAGACCGTCCTGCGCGTCGGTGGCGACAGGCCGCTCATGGTGGGGGACCGGCTCGACACCGACATCGAGGGTGCGCATGCCATCGCGGCGCCGTCCCTGCTCGTCCTCACCGGCGTGACGTGGCTGGAGGAGCTGGCCGCGGCCACCGAGGAGCTGCGCCCCACGTACATCTCGCCCACGCTGGAGGGGCTGTTCGAGCCCCACCCGATCCCCTCGCAGGACGGCGGGAGCGTCGAGCTCGGCGGGTGGGCGGCCCGGGTGGACGACGGCCGGCTCCGGGTGACGGGGGAGGGGACCGACGCGGACTGGTGGCGGGTGGCCGCCACCGCGTGCTGGCGGCACCTCG
- a CDS encoding DUF1015 family protein, producing the protein MDSATIVPPYVAKPLELLPFRAVMLAPERVGDPASARALARPYRDVATRLTQWIQHGRASTDNAAALYVHEYTSGGLTVRGLVGALRVSERAASPSDRAVWPHEAIHPEQAGELADRMAQMELNPAPILLVHHGPDALREVLGEVTRAQPDWRYLDKTGQRQRIWAVRDTERLDTIATLLATSRCLIADGHHRYAAYLRLQEQHPGTAWDAGLAMLVDQHDTPLFLGAIHRTLPGISLMQLAEAARGAGADVAELGRARALGALDSTHLVLTDAATWYAVAPGDLSRQAAVSWLHDHVLVRLADPLPRVEYHHSVDEALAASSATTPGVLLPSPDFEQVRSIVESGGLLPEKATSFQPKPSLGVLMRPMNGA; encoded by the coding sequence ATGGACTCCGCCACCATCGTGCCTCCCTACGTGGCGAAGCCCCTCGAGCTGTTGCCGTTCCGGGCCGTGATGCTGGCGCCGGAACGCGTGGGCGACCCGGCCTCCGCGCGGGCGTTGGCGCGACCCTACCGCGACGTCGCCACGCGGCTGACGCAGTGGATCCAGCATGGTCGTGCGAGCACCGACAACGCGGCCGCCCTGTACGTGCACGAGTACACGTCGGGGGGCCTCACGGTCCGTGGCCTCGTCGGAGCCCTCCGCGTGTCCGAGCGAGCAGCCTCGCCCAGCGATCGAGCGGTGTGGCCCCACGAGGCCATCCATCCCGAGCAGGCCGGTGAGCTCGCGGACCGGATGGCGCAGATGGAGCTCAACCCGGCGCCGATCCTGCTCGTCCACCACGGCCCCGACGCCCTGCGCGAGGTCCTCGGCGAGGTCACGCGCGCGCAGCCGGACTGGCGCTACCTCGACAAGACCGGACAGCGTCAGCGCATCTGGGCGGTCCGCGACACGGAGCGGCTGGACACCATCGCCACCCTGCTCGCCACCTCCCGCTGCCTCATCGCCGACGGTCACCACCGGTACGCCGCGTACCTCCGTCTCCAGGAACAACACCCTGGAACGGCGTGGGACGCCGGACTCGCGATGCTCGTCGACCAGCACGACACGCCGCTGTTCCTCGGCGCGATCCATCGCACCCTTCCCGGCATCTCACTCATGCAGCTGGCAGAGGCGGCCCGTGGTGCCGGCGCCGACGTCGCCGAGCTAGGTCGCGCGCGGGCCCTCGGCGCCCTCGACAGCACGCATCTCGTGCTCACCGATGCCGCGACGTGGTACGCCGTGGCGCCGGGCGACCTCTCCCGCCAAGCCGCGGTGTCCTGGCTCCACGACCACGTGCTCGTCCGACTCGCCGATCCGCTCCCGAGGGTCGAGTACCACCACAGCGTCGACGAGGCGCTCGCTGCGTCGTCTGCCACGACGCCTGGGGTGCTGCTCCCCAGCCCTGACTTCGAGCAGGTTCGCTCGATCGTCGAGTCCGGCGGGCTCCTCCCCGAGAAGGCGACCTCGTTCCAGCCGAAGCCGAGCCTCGGCGTCCTCATGCGACCGATGAACGGCGCATGA